GAGAAGAAGATCATGAAGTTGTGGGTGATGAAGCGCCCTGGAGAGCATTCCCGGAGAATGCTGACCTGTTCTTCCTGAAAGGTCCTGATCATGTCAGAAGCAAATCGGCAATAATCCAGCACATGGCTCGGGTTCGGTTCAGTCACGGTCAGGTTGGGAAGCCCGATCTGGTCAAAGCCTGAGTAGGTCTGACTCCAGAACACATTGCCCCACGCTTCATTAAGCTGGTCAATGCTTTCGTACCGAGACTGCAGCCACATTGGAAATGCAGCCTGACTGGCAGGTCCGTAACTGCGGGTGGTGTCGTGGCAACCGAACTCATTGTCTGTCTGCCACCCAGCAACCCCGGGATGTTGCCCATAGCGCTCAGCCATGGCACGGGTGATGCGTCTGGAATGCTCACGGTAAACCTCAGAGGCGAAATCGTAGTGTCTGCGAGATCCAAAGGCCCGGACCTTCCCCTGCGCATCCCAGGCCAGAATTTCGGGATGCTTGCGAATCAGCCAGGCTGGAGGGGTGGCTGTGGGTGTGCAAAGGACCACTTTCAATCCTTCCCGGTGCAGGACTTCGACAGCCTCATCGAGCCAGGTCCAGTTGTATTCCCCTTCTGTGGGCTCCATCAGGGCCCAGGCAAATTCTGCAATCCGCACATAGGTCAGGCCCAGTTCTTTCTGTTGCTGGGCGTAGATTTCCCAGCGATCACGTGGAACATGCTCAGGATAGTCGCAGACGCCCAGGGTCAAATGGGGATGGTGTTGTTCTGTCATCGTTTCAATTATCCTTTAACCGAGCCACCCGCAACACCTGCAATGATCTGGCGCTGGGCAATCACAAAGAGGATCAGGAAAGGAACGGTGGACAGTGCGGTACCCATCATGATGCCCCCCCATGACACGCGGGTCAGGCCCACCAGGGTCCCTAAGGCCACCGGAATGGTGTAGGCATCCTTGTTGTTCAGCACCAGAAGAGGCCACAGGTAATCGTTCCAGCTCGACAGAAACAACAGAATGGCGAGGGCTGCAAGGGCTGGACGCACCACAGGCAGGGCAATTTGCCAGAACACCCGCCACTCACTGGCTCCATCAATCCGGGCTGCGTTGAGCAGATCCGTGTGCACGATCAAAAACGCCTGTCGCATGTAGAAAATCCCAACGGTGTTTGCCAGGGTAGGCAAAATCACGGCCCAGTAAGTGTTGGTCAGGTGGAAGTTGCGGGCCATCAGGATGTACTGCGGGATGATCGTCACGAACACTGGAATCGCCAATGTCGCCAGGATCACCCCGAACCAGAAGTTCTTGCCCCAGAATTCGTACTTGGTGAACGCGAATCCTGCCATGCTGGTCAGCATCAGGCTGACCACGGTGTACAGCACCGCAATGATGATGGAGTTGCCCATCGCCCGCAGGAAGTTGGTGTCGGCCTGCAGGTTCTTGAAGTTGTTGACCGCTTCACTGCCAAACCATAAGGCTCCGGAGTAGATCCCGTTGTCCGGGTGGGTGGCGTACACCAGCATCAGGTACAACGGGGCCAGAAACAAAAGCGCACCAATGGTCATGAACACGTGCAGCAGCAGGGACTGCACACTTTCTGCAGCTTTGTGGTTCTGGTTTTCTTTGGCCTGGGTGTGGGTCTGGGTGGGTGTGGTCATGTGTTGTCCCTCCCGAGGAGGCGGAGTTGAATCCAGCTCACGAAGGCGCCCAGGATGGCAACCGCGTAAGCAATGGAACTGGCGTAGCCGAAGTTGAAGCTTCTGAAGCCTTGCTGGTACAGGTAGGTGCCCAGTGTCATGGTGGCATTCCCCGGTCCACCAGCAGTGATCAGGGCAGACTCGGTGAACAGCTGAAGCGTCCCAAACACCGACAGCACCATGCAGAACAGGATGCTTGGACGCATCAGGGGCAAGGTGATTCTCCAGAAGGTGGTCCACTTGGAGGCACCATCAATTGCAGCAGCCTCGTACACGTCTTTGGAAATGGATTGCAGGCCAGCGAGGAGGATGATGGCGTTGTATCCGGTCCAGCGCCAGGTGATGGCCAGCATGATCACAATGAGGGCTGGTGTGCCCTGGTTGAGCCAGTCCACGGAAGGCAGGCCCAGGGCGTTCAGGCCGTGGTTCACTGCACCGTACTGGGTGTTGAAAATCAGGCGGAAGATCGCCGAGTAAGCAGTGGTCCCCACCACCAGGGGAGCAAAAAACGCAAAACGGTAAAACCCCTTGGCCTTCAGCATCTGTGAATTCATGGCAATGGCCAGACTGATGGCGAGAGCCAGCATGAAGGGCACCTGAATCGCCAGAATGATCAGGGTGTTCTTCAGGGCGGTCATGAAAAAGGGATCTGCGAAAAGTCGAGTCCAGTTTGT
Above is a genomic segment from Deinococcus cellulosilyticus NBRC 106333 = KACC 11606 containing:
- a CDS encoding carbohydrate ABC transporter permease, with the protein product MLRLRQNLVPYGFLLPYLLIFLLFWAYPLVQSLIDSFDDSRILGFAFSTTNWTRLFADPFFMTALKNTLIILAIQVPFMLALAISLAIAMNSQMLKAKGFYRFAFFAPLVVGTTAYSAIFRLIFNTQYGAVNHGLNALGLPSVDWLNQGTPALIVIMLAITWRWTGYNAIILLAGLQSISKDVYEAAAIDGASKWTTFWRITLPLMRPSILFCMVLSVFGTLQLFTESALITAGGPGNATMTLGTYLYQQGFRSFNFGYASSIAYAVAILGAFVSWIQLRLLGRDNT
- a CDS encoding carbohydrate ABC transporter permease, which translates into the protein MTTPTQTHTQAKENQNHKAAESVQSLLLHVFMTIGALLFLAPLYLMLVYATHPDNGIYSGALWFGSEAVNNFKNLQADTNFLRAMGNSIIIAVLYTVVSLMLTSMAGFAFTKYEFWGKNFWFGVILATLAIPVFVTIIPQYILMARNFHLTNTYWAVILPTLANTVGIFYMRQAFLIVHTDLLNAARIDGASEWRVFWQIALPVVRPALAALAILLFLSSWNDYLWPLLVLNNKDAYTIPVALGTLVGLTRVSWGGIMMGTALSTVPFLILFVIAQRQIIAGVAGGSVKG